The Pseudalkalibacillus hwajinpoensis DNA window TGCATCTAACCCTGTAATCGCTTTTCCTTTTTCATAGCTGCCAGGGTACCCACCAGATGCGACCACGACACCTACGATGGCTTCTTTACTCCATGTTAACTCTGGCTCTTTACCATCCAGAAGATCAAGTACAGCCGCAACAAAGTCAGATGTCATCCTTGGCAGGACAACCTGTGTTTCTGGATCCCCAAACCTGGCATTGAATTCAATTACTTTTGGACCTTGTTCGGTTAACATCAAGCCAGCGTAAAGAACACCAGTAAATGACCGTCCGTCTTTTGCCATTCCCATTGCCGCTCTGCGAAGTATAGACTCTACGGATCTGTCAACAATTTCCTGTGAAATCTGGGGAACCGGGGAGTAAGCACCCATCCCCCCCGTGTTTGGTCCTTTATCCTCGTTAAAAGCGCGTTTATGATCCTGAGAAATAACGAGTGGGTAGACACGCTCGCCATCAACAAGAGCCATGAGCGAAAATTCCTCTCCTTCTAAAAACTCCTCAACGACAACACGCTCGCTTGCAGCACCAAATTGATTGTTTTCCATCATTTCATGAAGACTGCCGAGTGCCTCATCAAGCGTCATCGCAACGACTACACCTTTACCAGCCGCAAGACCATCAGCTTTCAAGACAATCGGGGCACCCATTTCCTCTACGTATGCTTTTGCTTCATGATAATCAGTGAATGATTTCGAGAAAGCAGCGGGAATTCCGTTTGCGACCATTAATTCTTTCGCGAAGGTTTTACTACCTTCAATTAATGCTGCTTCTTGCGTCGGTCCGAAGACTTTGAGACCCGCTTTCTCAAATCGATTTACGATTCCATCAAGAAGAGGCTGTTCAGGACCAACAAGTGTTAATCCGATGTCTTCCCGTATTGCGAAGGCAACAAGTCCCTCATGGTCGCTCTCTTCAATCGGCACAAGCTGGCTAACATCTGTCATTCCGGCATTTCCAGGAGCGACAAAGACTTGATCTACGAGGCTGCTCTGTGCCGCTTTCCATGCCATCACATGCTCGCGGCCGCCACTGCCTATCACCAATACCTTCACTCGAAAAACCTCCTCTTAATGTTTAAAATGACGAACGCCAGTAAAGACCATTGTGATTCCGTATTCATTGGCTTTCTTAATGGAATCTTCATCGCGAATCGACCCACCAGGCTGAATGATGGCCGTCACGCCTGCGCGTCCAGCTGCTTCAACGGTGTCATCCATTGGGAAGAAAGCATCAGAACCCATTACAGAGCCTTTACTCTTCTCGCCCGCTTGCTCTATTGCAATATTCGCTGCACCAAC harbors:
- the purD gene encoding phosphoribosylamine--glycine ligase, coding for MKVLVIGSGGREHVMAWKAAQSSLVDQVFVAPGNAGMTDVSQLVPIEESDHEGLVAFAIREDIGLTLVGPEQPLLDGIVNRFEKAGLKVFGPTQEAALIEGSKTFAKELMVANGIPAAFSKSFTDYHEAKAYVEEMGAPIVLKADGLAAGKGVVVAMTLDEALGSLHEMMENNQFGAASERVVVEEFLEGEEFSLMALVDGERVYPLVISQDHKRAFNEDKGPNTGGMGAYSPVPQISQEIVDRSVESILRRAAMGMAKDGRSFTGVLYAGLMLTEQGPKVIEFNARFGDPETQVVLPRMTSDFVAAVLDLLDGKEPELTWSKEAIVGVVVASGGYPGSYEKGKAITGLDAVSPEALVFHAGTKLIDESFVTDGGRVLLIAASGQDLKEASRSVYTELEHIKVKDGFYRTDIGHRAISRVSF